The Bacillus pseudomycoides genome contains a region encoding:
- a CDS encoding M23 family metallopeptidase translates to MESGVVADIRRVRPHCDTSDCPMKANNVVLRGSDGYFTEYAHITPAPFISQLSPPRFVPLRIGHQIKAGQLLGWVDSSGHTEGAPVIHITRFNRLTPGGELATYDGFTCDWYIVGVDALYVPLECMPQVTPHGYHPWQL, encoded by the coding sequence ATGGAATCGGGCGTAGTTGCTGATATAAGACGAGTCAGACCCCATTGTGACACTTCGGACTGCCCTATGAAAGCTAATAATGTTGTGCTCAGAGGTAGTGATGGGTACTTCACCGAATATGCTCATATAACACCAGCTCCCTTTATTTCTCAACTTAGTCCCCCTCGGTTTGTACCGCTAAGGATTGGGCACCAAATCAAAGCTGGACAATTACTTGGTTGGGTGGATAGTTCGGGCCACACGGAAGGAGCTCCTGTCATTCATATTACACGATTTAACCGATTAACCCCCGGCGGCGAACTTGCAACTTATGACGGATTTACTTGTGATTGGTATATAGTCGGTGTCGATGCACTTTACGTACCTTTAGAGTGTATGCCTCAAGTTACCCCCCACGGTTATCATCCTTGGCAATTATGA
- a CDS encoding GNAT family N-acetyltransferase, whose amino-acid sequence MQNLELKEIKLLDEDIEELSELLKTVVDDGASIGFLPPLEQEEATKYWQTVLAPEVILFIAKINNKVAGSVQLHLITKPNGSHRAEICKLMTHPNFRHNGIGRSLMQKAEERAKQESRSLLVLDTREGDPSNRLYKSLDYQESGKIPRYAISPNGELDATVIYYKFI is encoded by the coding sequence ATGCAAAATCTAGAATTAAAAGAGATTAAACTACTTGATGAAGATATTGAAGAGCTTTCTGAACTTTTGAAAACCGTAGTAGATGATGGAGCGTCAATAGGTTTTTTACCTCCACTGGAACAAGAAGAAGCGACAAAGTATTGGCAAACTGTCTTAGCACCAGAGGTGATATTGTTTATTGCCAAAATAAACAATAAAGTGGCGGGCAGTGTTCAATTGCATTTAATTACAAAGCCAAATGGAAGCCACAGAGCTGAAATTTGCAAGTTAATGACTCATCCAAACTTTAGACATAACGGTATTGGACGCTCACTTATGCAAAAAGCAGAAGAAAGAGCAAAACAAGAAAGCAGGTCTCTTTTAGTATTAGATACTAGAGAAGGAGATCCTTCCAATAGATTGTACAAGTCATTAGATTATCAAGAATCCGGCAAAATACCGAGGTATGCAATTTCTCCGAATGGTGAATTAGATGCAACGGTTATTTATTATAAATTTATTTAG
- a CDS encoding MBL fold metallo-hydrolase, with amino-acid sequence MRIIELPIEFEFNGQKNHIYPSLIILKNELTLVDTGYTNFLPLIENEILKNGYEVRNLKNIIITHYDDDHIGSLYDFKEKYPWINIIASESESKYIGGEMKSERVVQAEEMLENMPNKEIEFDKWFIQQLKNLKHVSIDETVHDGDMILDNQCRVIATPGHTSGHISLYFPSLKSVITGDAAVNEDHELIIANPRFCLDIEKAQQSLRRIKNLKAETYFCYHGGKLTL; translated from the coding sequence ATGAGGATAATAGAGCTACCAATTGAATTTGAATTTAATGGACAAAAAAATCACATTTATCCAAGCTTAATTATATTGAAAAATGAACTAACTTTGGTCGATACAGGGTATACAAATTTCTTACCTTTAATTGAAAATGAAATTTTAAAAAATGGATATGAAGTGAGAAATTTAAAAAATATCATTATTACTCACTATGATGATGATCATATCGGTTCCCTATATGATTTCAAAGAAAAGTATCCTTGGATTAATATTATAGCTAGTGAAAGTGAGTCAAAATACATTGGTGGTGAAATGAAGTCAGAGAGAGTGGTTCAAGCTGAAGAAATGCTAGAGAATATGCCAAATAAAGAAATCGAATTTGATAAATGGTTTATACAACAATTAAAGAATTTGAAGCATGTTTCAATTGACGAAACGGTACATGATGGTGATATGATTTTAGATAACCAATGTAGAGTAATAGCAACACCAGGACATACTTCAGGACATATTTCATTATATTTTCCAAGTTTAAAAAGTGTAATTACAGGTGATGCAGCTGTTAATGAAGATCATGAATTGATCATTGCTAATCCACGTTTTTGTTTAGATATTGAAAAAGCGCAACAGTCTTTAAGGAGGATTAAAAATCTTAAAGCAGAAACTTACTTTTGTTATCATGGTGGAAAACTTACTTTATGA
- a CDS encoding glutamate-5-semialdehyde dehydrogenase, whose product MNEVLAKGKKAKKIAGELVVKSTNQKNKALAAIAEQLIVETPYILKENERDIEKGKAKGMSASLLDRLMLNEQRIIDMTEGIRQLIDLRDPVGQCVTAWERPNGLSIREMRVPLGVVGMIYEARPNVTVDAATICLKTGNAVILRGSSSATYSNKAIVAVIHRALKQTSLPPESVQLIEDTSRDSAKQLFTLNEYLDVLIPRGGKQLIDSVVREASVPVLETGAGNCHIFIDETADKQMAFDIIVNAKTQRPSVCNATETIILHENWAQRFGTELFSFLKERGVGLRGDKKVLAIDSAIVPASAEDWGTEFLSLTLAVKMVSSVEEAIDHINTYGSMHSEAIITENEENVSKFFTSVDAAALYHNASTRFTDGFEFGFGAEIGISTQKLHVRGPMGLSALTSTKYVIRGNGQIRK is encoded by the coding sequence ATGAATGAAGTGTTGGCAAAGGGAAAAAAAGCGAAAAAGATTGCTGGAGAGCTTGTGGTTAAATCCACTAATCAAAAAAACAAGGCACTTGCGGCGATTGCTGAGCAATTGATAGTAGAGACACCCTATATTTTGAAAGAGAACGAACGGGATATCGAAAAAGGGAAAGCGAAAGGAATGTCTGCCTCTCTCCTCGACCGCCTCATGCTGAATGAACAGCGAATTATTGATATGACAGAGGGTATCCGGCAGTTGATTGATTTGCGTGATCCTGTTGGACAATGTGTAACTGCATGGGAACGGCCGAATGGCTTGTCTATTCGGGAGATGCGCGTGCCACTCGGTGTTGTCGGGATGATTTACGAGGCGCGGCCGAACGTGACGGTGGATGCAGCCACAATTTGTTTGAAAACAGGCAACGCAGTGATCTTGCGTGGTAGTTCTTCCGCTACTTATTCTAACAAAGCCATCGTCGCTGTCATTCACAGAGCGCTCAAACAAACGAGCTTGCCTCCAGAAAGTGTACAGCTTATTGAAGACACGTCACGAGATAGCGCAAAGCAGCTGTTTACATTGAACGAGTACTTGGATGTTCTTATCCCAAGAGGTGGCAAGCAGTTGATAGATTCTGTAGTGAGAGAAGCGTCTGTTCCCGTATTGGAAACAGGGGCGGGAAATTGTCACATTTTCATTGATGAAACAGCGGATAAACAAATGGCATTCGATATTATTGTAAACGCCAAAACACAGCGTCCATCTGTATGTAATGCAACTGAAACAATTATACTTCATGAAAATTGGGCGCAGAGATTCGGTACCGAGCTGTTTTCTTTCTTGAAGGAAAGAGGAGTGGGGCTGCGTGGAGATAAGAAAGTATTGGCAATTGATTCTGCTATTGTACCCGCTTCAGCAGAAGACTGGGGAACAGAATTTTTGTCTCTCACGCTGGCAGTCAAAATGGTTTCCTCTGTTGAAGAAGCGATTGACCACATCAATACTTATGGATCCATGCATTCCGAAGCGATCATTACAGAGAACGAGGAAAACGTCAGCAAGTTTTTCACGTCCGTCGATGCCGCGGCACTCTACCATAATGCTTCGACCCGCTTTACTGACGGCTTTGAATTTGGCTTCGGCGCGGAAATCGGCATTAGCACGCAAAAGCTGCACGTAAGGGGACCGATGGGTCTGTCTGCATTGACTTCTACAAAATATGTGATTCGTGGGAATGGACAGATTCGGAAGTAA
- a CDS encoding IS6 family transposase, with amino-acid sequence MKKENLFKWKHSQPDIILLTVRWYLRYNLSFRDLVEMMEERGLSIAHTTIMRWVHQYGPELDERVRSHLKTTNDSWRVDETYVKVKGQWLYLYRAVDSEGNTIDFYLSESRDKQAAKRFFKKALAASHICKPRVITVDKNPAYPVAIQELKEEKRMPEGIQIRQVKYLNNILEQDHRFIKKRVRSMLGFKSYETATSILSGVETMHMMKKGQLHPQVKSAQNEVRFIHKLFGIAS; translated from the coding sequence ATGAAAAAGGAAAATTTGTTTAAGTGGAAGCACTCCCAACCTGATATTATCTTATTAACGGTAAGATGGTACCTACGGTACAACCTAAGTTTTCGTGATTTGGTGGAAATGATGGAGGAACGAGGTTTGTCTATTGCTCACACCACCATTATGCGTTGGGTGCATCAATATGGGCCTGAATTAGATGAAAGAGTACGAAGTCATCTTAAGACAACAAATGATTCCTGGAGAGTCGATGAAACGTATGTGAAAGTAAAAGGTCAATGGCTGTATTTATATCGCGCAGTCGATTCAGAAGGAAATACCATTGATTTTTATCTCAGTGAATCAAGAGATAAACAAGCAGCCAAGCGCTTTTTCAAGAAGGCCTTGGCTGCTTCTCATATTTGTAAACCTCGCGTTATAACAGTAGACAAGAACCCAGCCTATCCTGTAGCAATTCAAGAATTAAAAGAAGAGAAACGTATGCCTGAAGGCATACAAATAAGGCAAGTTAAATATCTCAATAATATATTGGAACAGGATCACCGTTTCATTAAGAAACGTGTGCGTTCTATGTTAGGATTCAAGTCATATGAAACAGCCACTTCTATATTGAGTGGCGTTGAAACCATGCATATGATGAAAAAAGGACAACTTCACCCACAGGTGAAGTCTGCCCAAAATGAAGTTAGGTTCATACATAAATTGTTTGGAATTGCATCATAA